A DNA window from Acropora palmata chromosome 12, jaAcrPala1.3, whole genome shotgun sequence contains the following coding sequences:
- the LOC141860179 gene encoding uncharacterized protein LOC141860179: MANVVNSLSQPTLCLVTDILVKHVIATVKVPDFDFCELQCYHQPNCVSINFNVIRVSKGLHECELNNATHRSYGNELLNRDGYIYKGADSACDRAVCENGGTCQSGFTDKGYRCVSPPNFFSAHCEKECLIPVLLLDVTTRLTHGRTLHRILCKPWHPVDLLYHNVPSMSSLSTLQVPFSFFSPGVYREMDQHPVHEKLAILSAPSCSTKQDEHFHELLVLYLKAIRRGVLTLLSVTKCPYALFVNFTITSCEKFRQWRS; this comes from the exons ATG GCGAATGTCGTCAACTCTCTTTCCCAGCCGACTCTATGTTTGGTAACCGACATTTTAGTGAAACATGTCATTGCAACTGTAAAAGTCCCGGACTTCGATTTCTGCGAGCTGCAATGTTACCACCAACCCAATTGTGTCAGCATAAATTTCAATGTTATCCGAGTCAGCAAGGGACTTCATGAATGCGAACTGAACAATGCCACTCATCGAAGTTATGGCAACGAGCTTTTGAACAGAGATGGCTACATCTACAAAGGAGCAGAC AGTGCCTGTGATCGAGCTGTCTGTGAAAACGGAGGCACATGTCAAAGTGGTTTTACAGATAAAGGATACCGATGTGTTAGTCCTCCGAACTTCTTCTCAGCTCACTGCGAAAAAG aaTGCCTAATTCCTGTACTGTTATTGGATGTAACAACAAGACTGACTCATGGCAGAACTTTACACAGAATACTGTGTAAACCCTGGCATCCAGTTGATCTATTATACCACAACGTTCCCTCCATGTCTTCTCTCTCCACCCTACAggttccattttcatttttttcccctGGGGTCTACCGTGAAATGGACCAACATCCCGTTCATGAAAAATTAGCAATACTCTCAGCTCCCTCATGCTCCACAAAACAGGATGAGCACTTTCATGAGTTGTTAGTGCTTTACTTAAAAGCAATCAGACGCGGCGTCTTGACTTTATTaagcgtcacaaagtgtccctaCGCCCTTTTTGTtaacttcaccatcacttccTGTGAGAAATTCAGACAATGGAGGTCATAA